The proteins below are encoded in one region of Hordeum vulgare subsp. vulgare chromosome 3H, MorexV3_pseudomolecules_assembly, whole genome shotgun sequence:
- the LOC123443692 gene encoding egalitarian protein homolog has protein sequence MTSHPPNSADGEDPAGNNVELPSLPFHVVTKPGQLPVEFLEPSAAKKLVIGFDCEGVDLCRNGALCIMQIAFPDAVYLVDAIEGGKELVEACKPALESDHVTKVIHDCKRDSEALYFQFGIKLHNVMDTQIAYSLIEEQEGKKRAYDVYISFVSLLADPRYCGMPYPEKEEVRTLLRQDPNFWKNRPLSEMMIRAATDDVRFLLNIHEKMMEKLSKVSSWRLAVRSELYCRCFCINDNQQADWPPLPTVPDDIEAEVRVPEVDILSLLDVPPGKMGRVIGRKGSSIMAVKESCNVEIHIGGAKGPPDRVFIIGPVKEVRKAEAILRGRMLEF, from the exons ATGACCTCCCATCCCCCCAACTCCGCCGATGGCGAGGACCCCGCAg GGAATAACGTGGAATTGCCATCCCTGCCCTTTCATGTTGTTACTAAACCTGGTCAACTACCGGTCGAGTTTCTTGAGCCCTCTGCTGCCAAGAAATTGGTGATTGGATTTGACTGCGAAGGTGTTGACCTTTGCCGCAATGGTGCTCTCTGTATCATGCAG ATTGCATTTCCTGATGCTGTTTACTTGGTCGATGCTATTGAGGGTGGAAAAGAACTAGTTGAAGCTTGCAAACCAGCACTTGAGTCTGATCATGTCACCAAAGTTATTCATGACTGTAAAAGGGACAGTGAG GCATTGTATTTCCAGTTTGGCATTAAATTACATAATGTGATGGATACACAG ATAGCCTATTCCCTGATAGAAGAGCAGGAAGGTAAAAAGAGAGCATATGATGTTTACATATCCTTCGTGAGCCTTCTTGCTGATCCTCGCTATTGTG GAATGCCATATCCTGAAAAGGAAGAAGTCCGTACCCTTCTAAGGCAG GACCCAAATTTCTGGAAAAATAGGCCCTTGTCTGAAATGATGATACGAGCAGCAACAGATGATGTGCGCTTCCTTCTCAATATACATGAGAAAATGATGGAGAAGTTAAGCAAAGTATCCTCATGGCGTCTGGCAGTACGAAGTGAGCTATACTGCAGGTGCTTTTGCATAAATGACAACCAGCAGGCAGATTGGCCACCTCTTCCAACTGTCCCTG ATGACATTGAAGCTGAAGTCCGTGTTCCTGAAGTGGATATCCTTTCGCTCTTAGATGTGCCTCCTGGAAAAATGGGACGCGTTATTGGCAGAAAAGGATCGTCAATAATGGCCGTGAAAGAATCTTGCAA TGTTGAAATCCATATCGGTGGTGCAAAGGGGCCTCCAGATAGG